One window of the Candidatus Zixiibacteriota bacterium genome contains the following:
- a CDS encoding hypothetical protein (Evidence 5 : Unknown function), translating into MNGRQNYFNCGLILKNPILYSMKAVGSKEKCPFCKEEITPGAVICKHCRSIIKLPPPKKKIPAWRNKFLLGFYSGILFMALLIYLYTKLL; encoded by the coding sequence ATGAATGGCCGGCAGAATTATTTTAATTGCGGCCTTATCCTAAAAAATCCTATTCTATATTCGATGAAAGCGGTTGGATCAAAAGAAAAATGCCCCTTCTGCAAGGAAGAGATTACTCCGGGCGCCGTCATTTGTAAGCACTGCCGTTCTATTATTAAACTCCCGCCCCCGAAGAAAAAAATCCCCGCCTGGCGCAACAAGTTCCTTCTGGGATTTTATTCCGGCATACTTTTTATGGCTCTCTTGATTTATCTCTACACCAAATTGCTTTAG
- a CDS encoding hypothetical protein (Evidence 5 : Unknown function) — protein sequence MSDSLILELSSKGYWPAVAMEYLNDKKYSRAIELCHNRLKDDPDIVSGRLILGRALYHSGQYELAEEQFADVIRNDPFNIVALRYMGDIKFRKSDDATAFTFYSRIQQISSESVALSSPLDHKPMEETKILTLKHGAEKSEPLSRDLRQIPFKTETMADLLLAQGHNCLALNVLEELAKNSENPQLAAKLEKAKELIKNKEKKNVS from the coding sequence ATGAGTGACAGTTTAATCCTCGAATTGTCTTCCAAAGGTTACTGGCCGGCCGTGGCCATGGAATATTTGAACGATAAAAAATATTCTCGCGCCATTGAATTGTGCCATAATCGCCTCAAGGATGACCCCGATATCGTCTCCGGTCGCCTGATTCTGGGCCGGGCGCTGTATCATTCCGGGCAGTACGAGTTAGCCGAGGAGCAATTCGCCGATGTGATTAGGAACGATCCTTTCAACATTGTGGCCCTGCGCTATATGGGCGACATTAAATTCAGAAAGTCCGATGACGCCACCGCTTTCACCTTCTATTCACGTATTCAGCAAATATCCTCGGAATCGGTCGCTTTATCGTCGCCTCTTGACCATAAGCCGATGGAAGAAACAAAAATTCTGACCCTTAAACATGGAGCCGAGAAGTCCGAGCCTTTATCGCGGGACCTGCGTCAAATACCCTTTAAGACGGAAACCATGGCGGATCTGTTGCTGGCCCAGGGGCATAACTGTCTGGCACTCAATGTCCTGGAAGAATTGGCCAAAAACTCGGAGAACCCGCAATTGGCCGCCAAATTGGAGAAGGCTAAAGAACTGATTAAAAATAAGGAAAAGAAAAATGTATCCTGA
- the gcvH gene encoding glycine cleavage complex lipoylprotein (Evidence 2a : Function from experimental evidences in other organisms; PubMedId : 1802033, 8219277, 8375392; Product type lp : lipoprotein) has translation MNIPDKLKYTSEHEWVALDDDTATFGITEYAQGELGDVVFVELPAVGTKVKALQPFGTIEAVKAVSELFAPMSGEVVEINKELETDPMLVNRDPYGQGWMVKVRINDSGEWDKLLPASEYSKLVG, from the coding sequence TTGAATATTCCTGATAAGTTGAAATATACCAGCGAGCATGAGTGGGTGGCTCTCGACGATGATACCGCCACCTTCGGAATTACCGAATACGCTCAGGGAGAATTGGGCGATGTAGTTTTCGTGGAACTTCCGGCGGTGGGAACCAAAGTCAAGGCCCTGCAGCCTTTCGGCACGATTGAAGCTGTCAAAGCGGTCTCGGAGCTTTTTGCCCCTATGTCGGGCGAAGTGGTCGAGATTAACAAGGAACTGGAAACCGATCCTATGCTCGTGAACCGTGACCCCTACGGTCAGGGCTGGATGGTTAAAGTGAGAATTAACGATTCGGGTGAATGGGATAAACTTTTGCCCGCTTCTGAATACAGCAAACTTGTCGGATAG
- the accB gene encoding acetyl CoA carboxylase, BCCP subunit (Evidence 2a : Function from experimental evidences in other organisms; PubMedId : 10213607, 10542197, 11157970, 1370469, 1682920, 21380143, 2575489, 2660106, 324999, 7678242, 8747466, 9398236, 9600841; Product type e : enzyme) has protein sequence MREKTIKKLIRLVEESDIDQLEVTSWGRTVRITRRTGNHNGHSEQPAIIQAVAPPAPRPQPAAPAIPVVDSAPPVAEKKYVEIKSPMVGTFYAAPAPDAPPYVALNQKISVGQVVCIVEAMKLMNEIESEIAGRVAKVLAENAQPVEFGQVLFLIDPES, from the coding sequence ATGCGAGAGAAAACAATAAAAAAGCTTATACGATTGGTTGAAGAGTCCGATATTGACCAACTTGAAGTGACTTCCTGGGGCCGGACGGTCCGAATTACGCGCCGCACCGGCAATCATAACGGTCATTCGGAGCAGCCGGCCATAATTCAAGCCGTTGCGCCTCCCGCGCCCAGACCGCAGCCTGCGGCCCCTGCAATTCCGGTGGTGGATTCGGCGCCTCCTGTTGCCGAAAAGAAATATGTGGAGATTAAGTCGCCCATGGTAGGGACATTTTACGCCGCTCCGGCGCCCGATGCCCCTCCCTATGTCGCCCTTAATCAAAAGATTTCGGTCGGTCAGGTGGTTTGCATTGTCGAAGCCATGAAATTGATGAACGAAATCGAATCGGAGATCGCCGGACGTGTCGCCAAAGTTCTGGCAGAGAACGCTCAGCCGGTGGAATTCGGTCAAGTTCTTTTCCTGATCGACCCTGAAAGCTGA
- the accC gene encoding acetyl-CoA carboxylase, biotin carboxylase subunit (Evidence 2a : Function from experimental evidences in other organisms; PubMedId : 10821865, 11157970, 1370469, 1682920, 7915138, 8246839, 9298646; Product type e : enzyme), translating to MFKKILIANRGEIALRVIRACRELGIKTVAVYSEADRASLHVRFADEDVCIGPAPSASSYLDAKRIISAAEVTNADAIHPGYGFLAENAEFAEIVESCGITFIGPKPDMIRKMGDKGVAKQMMKRAGIPVIPGSDGIVKNIEEARTLAAGIGYPVMIKAVAGGGGRGMRMCRDEAELETNFPMARAEAEIAFKNPDVYIEKVIVNPHHVEIQIMGDSFGNIIHFGERDCSIQRRHQKLVEECPSPIVTPELRAIMGRTAVLGASTINYLGAGTIEFLVDSDQNFYFMEMNTRIQVEHPITEEATDIDLVKEQIRVAAGEKLGYRQEDVIMKWHAIECRINAEDPEKDFRPAPGEITSFHVPGGHGIRVDTAAYAKYNIPPFYDSMIAKLIVRAQTRRQAIEKMKYALEEFIIEGIPTTVDFHRKIFSNPDFIAGNFDTSFIQRMNENFKVEQISKTKTADKEK from the coding sequence TTGTTTAAGAAAATTCTGATTGCCAACCGCGGCGAGATAGCCCTTCGTGTGATTCGTGCCTGTCGCGAACTTGGCATTAAAACTGTCGCTGTTTATAGTGAGGCCGATCGGGCCTCGCTTCATGTCCGCTTTGCCGATGAAGATGTCTGCATCGGTCCGGCTCCTTCGGCATCGAGTTACCTTGATGCCAAGCGGATCATCTCGGCTGCCGAGGTCACCAATGCGGACGCCATTCATCCCGGCTATGGATTCCTGGCAGAGAATGCCGAATTTGCCGAAATAGTTGAGTCCTGCGGCATCACTTTCATCGGCCCCAAGCCCGATATGATTCGCAAAATGGGGGATAAAGGGGTCGCCAAGCAGATGATGAAACGGGCCGGAATTCCCGTCATCCCGGGCTCCGATGGTATTGTCAAGAATATCGAGGAGGCCCGGACGTTGGCTGCGGGGATCGGTTACCCCGTGATGATTAAAGCCGTTGCCGGCGGAGGAGGACGGGGCATGCGGATGTGCCGGGATGAGGCTGAACTGGAAACCAATTTCCCCATGGCTCGGGCCGAGGCCGAAATTGCGTTCAAGAATCCTGATGTCTATATCGAGAAAGTGATTGTCAATCCCCATCACGTCGAGATCCAGATTATGGGCGACTCCTTCGGAAATATTATTCATTTCGGGGAACGTGATTGCTCCATACAGAGACGTCATCAGAAACTCGTGGAAGAATGTCCTTCTCCCATTGTTACCCCGGAACTCCGGGCCATAATGGGGCGGACCGCCGTTCTCGGAGCCTCGACAATTAATTATCTCGGCGCGGGCACGATTGAATTCCTCGTTGACAGTGACCAGAATTTCTACTTCATGGAGATGAATACCCGCATTCAAGTCGAGCACCCGATTACCGAAGAAGCCACCGATATCGACCTCGTCAAGGAGCAGATCCGGGTTGCGGCCGGAGAGAAACTGGGCTATCGGCAGGAGGATGTCATTATGAAATGGCATGCTATTGAGTGCCGTATCAACGCCGAAGATCCGGAAAAAGATTTCCGACCGGCCCCGGGCGAAATCACATCATTCCATGTCCCCGGAGGTCACGGCATCCGGGTTGACACGGCCGCTTATGCCAAATATAATATCCCGCCTTTCTATGATTCGATGATTGCCAAGTTGATTGTCAGGGCCCAGACCCGGCGCCAGGCAATAGAAAAAATGAAGTATGCGCTCGAGGAATTCATAATCGAAGGTATTCCCACGACGGTCGATTTTCATCGGAAAATATTTTCCAATCCGGATTTCATTGCCGGTAATTTTGATACCTCATTCATCCAGAGAATGAATGAAAATTTCAAAGTGGAGCAGATATCAAAAACTAAAACTGCGGATAAAGAGAAATAA
- a CDS encoding conserved membrane hypothetical protein (Evidence 4 : Unknown function but conserved in other organisms), whose amino-acid sequence MDKPSKIRDDLIIRENVKGDGTKVYVIKDPLTEAYFQVGEPEYFIISILDGTKSVSEIAADFKQRFQVDIELETIDGFLNHLQNLCFLDNDLTRQELLTKQRIASVETKKTTFQKAVFIKIKAIDPGRLFDRLINYCRFFFTRKFVWSAGFLISFAFLLTLSNNIAITSDFSRLLNLQGIIIFYVSMFVVLVLHEFAHGLACKHYGGEVHEIGFLLIYFQPAFYCNVSDAWLFTEKSKRLTVSLAGGFFQLFLWAVAVIIWRVTSQDTLINEIALAVIYFAGIATLFNFNPLLKYDGYYLLSDWLEIPNLRRKAGSYWRGLMRKIFLGDQTVNSHLTSREKRIFFYYGFLSFIYVVFVLGYFFLLLAKFLVSRLGGTGFVIFAAIMAFLFRNIIMDAVEGAGEMIKARRSAFRKGRTWILIGLLTVILFFVIFFVRVPLRVKGDLVINPLQSLLLKYNSAGYAEVVLYDIESRNPGQQRQVNVFSGYYTTTRVLPQVKLNDTVKAGEVIARLVNSETLRLIDDYRARLKQAEAELTLLKEGPRPQEIDQARNTMNEYEAQLKSATLTLQRINDMLTKNLVSKQEWEKAHTDSAVWDSKFKAARSYLWMLKAGNRPEQIKAKEAEVAGLKSQLDFQSREQQSFEIKSEINGVVLQVDTGETVCEVTNLDTMEARIYLSEKELSDIAPGQKVKFKVRGYPAFNFYGEVTRIDSKVGVDGRGNRVIEVSSRVPNDNRILIPGMTGVANIYCGSRPFSYHIYRKFFRTIRTEFWDWFDWL is encoded by the coding sequence ATGGATAAGCCATCCAAAATCAGGGACGACCTAATCATCAGGGAAAATGTCAAGGGTGATGGGACCAAGGTCTATGTTATCAAGGATCCGTTGACCGAAGCCTATTTCCAGGTTGGCGAACCGGAATATTTTATTATTTCCATCCTTGACGGCACCAAATCCGTTTCCGAAATCGCCGCCGATTTTAAACAACGCTTCCAGGTCGATATCGAACTGGAGACAATCGACGGATTCCTGAATCACCTGCAAAATCTCTGTTTTCTTGATAATGACTTGACGCGTCAGGAATTATTAACCAAACAGCGGATCGCCTCGGTCGAAACCAAGAAGACCACCTTCCAGAAAGCGGTCTTTATCAAAATAAAGGCGATCGATCCGGGACGACTATTTGACCGCCTGATAAATTACTGCCGCTTCTTTTTCACGCGCAAATTTGTCTGGAGTGCCGGCTTTCTTATATCATTCGCCTTCCTGTTGACCCTGTCAAACAATATAGCCATAACGAGCGATTTCTCCCGCCTGCTGAATCTCCAGGGCATCATCATATTTTATGTTTCCATGTTTGTCGTTCTCGTCCTGCATGAATTCGCCCACGGTTTGGCGTGCAAGCATTATGGGGGAGAGGTGCATGAAATAGGTTTCCTTCTGATATATTTTCAACCGGCCTTTTACTGCAATGTCAGCGATGCTTGGCTGTTCACCGAAAAATCAAAACGGCTCACGGTTTCTTTGGCCGGCGGATTTTTTCAATTGTTTCTTTGGGCCGTGGCGGTGATTATCTGGCGAGTTACTTCTCAGGATACCCTGATTAATGAAATCGCCCTGGCCGTGATCTATTTTGCCGGGATCGCCACCCTTTTCAATTTCAATCCTTTACTGAAATATGACGGTTACTACCTCTTGAGCGATTGGCTGGAAATTCCCAATTTGCGCCGGAAAGCCGGGTCATATTGGCGCGGCTTGATGCGGAAAATTTTTCTCGGTGACCAGACCGTCAACAGCCATCTGACTTCCAGAGAAAAAAGAATTTTCTTTTATTACGGTTTCTTATCATTTATATATGTAGTCTTTGTATTGGGATACTTCTTTCTGCTCCTGGCGAAATTTCTGGTATCCCGACTGGGCGGCACCGGGTTTGTGATATTTGCCGCCATAATGGCTTTTCTGTTCAGGAATATTATTATGGATGCTGTCGAGGGTGCCGGTGAAATGATTAAAGCCAGGCGGTCCGCCTTCAGAAAGGGCCGCACCTGGATTTTAATTGGTCTGCTGACTGTAATTCTGTTTTTTGTCATATTTTTTGTCCGCGTGCCCCTGCGGGTCAAAGGTGACCTCGTCATCAATCCTCTGCAGTCGCTTCTTCTAAAATACAACAGCGCCGGATATGCCGAAGTTGTATTGTATGATATAGAGAGCCGTAATCCCGGCCAGCAACGGCAGGTGAATGTCTTCAGCGGCTACTATACCACGACCCGCGTTCTGCCCCAGGTAAAACTCAATGATACCGTGAAGGCCGGGGAGGTCATCGCCCGGTTGGTTAATTCCGAAACCCTGCGGCTTATCGATGACTACAGGGCCCGTCTGAAACAGGCCGAGGCGGAACTGACCTTGCTCAAGGAGGGACCTCGTCCCCAGGAGATCGATCAGGCCCGCAATACCATGAACGAATATGAGGCCCAGTTGAAATCGGCGACCCTCACTCTTCAGCGAATTAACGATATGCTCACCAAGAATCTGGTCTCCAAGCAGGAATGGGAGAAGGCGCACACCGATTCGGCAGTATGGGATTCGAAATTTAAGGCCGCCCGAAGTTACCTCTGGATGCTTAAAGCCGGAAACCGCCCCGAGCAGATAAAAGCCAAGGAAGCCGAAGTGGCCGGCCTTAAAAGCCAGCTGGATTTTCAATCCCGCGAACAGCAGTCCTTTGAAATCAAATCGGAGATAAATGGCGTCGTTCTGCAGGTCGATACCGGCGAAACGGTCTGCGAAGTCACTAATCTCGACACCATGGAAGCCCGCATCTACCTTTCGGAAAAAGAGCTGTCCGATATTGCCCCCGGCCAGAAAGTGAAATTTAAGGTTCGGGGCTATCCGGCTTTTAATTTTTATGGCGAGGTAACAAGAATCGACAGCAAAGTCGGAGTTGACGGCCGGGGAAATCGGGTGATCGAAGTCTCCTCCCGCGTCCCTAATGATAATAGAATTCTCATCCCCGGCATGACCGGTGTCGCCAATATTTATTGCGGCTCCCGCCCCTTCAGTTATCATATCTATCGCAAATTCTTCCGCACCATTCGCACCGAATTCTGGGACTGGTTTGACTGGCTCTGA
- the yqhT gene encoding Uncharacterized peptidase YqhT, whose translation MYPERIKRIQAFLKTENLDGLVVTRAASLRYLSGFSSPDAVLVVQTGRADFLTDFRYIDQSKEEVRGAKITITVGDCIGGLKNQKQLQGRHLRYGYEPEYLTCDNLTRIQNELPGALLIPINNAVEQFAVTKDKIEIGYIRKAAQIADTAFERILNYIRPGIRENEIRAELEYQMMTLGSERPAFDTIVASGYRSGMPHGVASEKKIAKGDFVTMDFGATYNGYCCDITRTVVMGKASPRQKRIYNLVLKAQKAAIDKVKAGVSGKAIDLAARNIIDRAGFKKNFGHGTGHGIGLFIHSKPSVSTRSQDIMKRGMVITVEPGIYISGWGGVRIEDDVVVTTTGGSILNRAPKFLLEL comes from the coding sequence ATGTATCCTGAGAGAATAAAAAGGATCCAGGCCTTTCTAAAAACTGAAAATCTCGATGGTCTTGTTGTCACCCGTGCCGCCAGTCTGCGGTATCTGAGCGGATTTTCCAGTCCCGATGCCGTTCTGGTGGTGCAGACCGGCCGGGCCGATTTTCTGACCGATTTTCGCTACATTGATCAATCAAAAGAGGAAGTGCGCGGCGCGAAAATAACTATTACCGTCGGCGATTGTATCGGTGGTCTTAAGAACCAAAAACAACTTCAGGGCCGTCATCTTCGTTATGGCTACGAGCCGGAATACCTCACCTGCGACAATCTGACCCGAATTCAAAATGAATTGCCGGGGGCGTTGCTGATACCCATAAATAACGCCGTGGAGCAATTTGCCGTCACCAAAGATAAAATTGAAATTGGCTACATCCGGAAGGCCGCTCAGATTGCCGACACCGCCTTTGAACGAATTCTCAATTATATCCGTCCCGGAATAAGGGAAAATGAAATTCGGGCTGAATTGGAGTACCAGATGATGACCCTTGGCTCCGAACGTCCGGCCTTTGATACAATCGTCGCTTCAGGGTATCGTTCCGGGATGCCGCACGGAGTTGCGTCCGAAAAGAAAATCGCCAAAGGAGATTTTGTGACAATGGACTTCGGGGCGACGTATAATGGGTACTGTTGCGATATAACGCGAACCGTGGTCATGGGTAAGGCCAGCCCGCGCCAGAAAAGGATCTACAATCTGGTCCTGAAAGCGCAAAAGGCCGCCATTGACAAAGTTAAGGCCGGTGTTTCCGGCAAGGCTATCGACTTGGCCGCCCGGAACATTATCGATCGCGCCGGGTTTAAGAAGAACTTCGGTCATGGAACCGGCCACGGCATTGGATTATTTATTCATTCCAAGCCGAGCGTCAGCACCAGAAGTCAGGATATAATGAAGCGGGGCATGGTTATAACGGTTGAGCCGGGGATTTATATTTCCGGCTGGGGAGGGGTAAGAATTGAGGATGATGTCGTTGTAACCACAACCGGTGGTAGTATCCTCAATCGAGCCCCAAAATTTTTGTTGGAGTTATAG
- the pilT gene encoding Twitching mobility protein, with translation MTLKQMLVEMLGRNASDLHVRVGIRPHIRVNGHLEQISTNPMTIDEMDGIVGQILNEQQLDRFRKKNEMDLALSVAKLGRFRINLFRQRGTTGIAIRAVNTNVPTFEELNLPDTMKKLSNERRGLIVITGTTGSGKSTTLAAMIEHMNENRDDNILTIEDPIEYIYRDKKCIISQREVGADTENFAAALRHAFRQDPDVILLGEIRDIDTMSIALTAADTGHLVLTTLHTLNAVETLSRIISFFPPHQHQQIRLLLAGTLKAIVCQRLLTRSDMPGRVPALEILVATAAIRDYIINQEKTSSIPDLIEQGTQYGMVTFDQSIMQLYKAGMISFEEAMNQCTNPDDFDLRVKGITGASERWQSNEPAEEPDVHKF, from the coding sequence ATGACTCTTAAGCAAATGCTTGTCGAAATGCTGGGGCGAAATGCGTCCGACCTTCATGTCCGTGTCGGTATCAGGCCGCACATCCGTGTCAACGGTCATCTGGAACAGATTTCCACCAATCCGATGACAATCGATGAAATGGACGGTATTGTCGGTCAAATCCTCAACGAACAACAATTGGACCGTTTCCGCAAGAAAAACGAGATGGATTTGGCTCTCTCGGTGGCCAAACTGGGTCGTTTTCGTATTAACCTCTTCCGCCAGCGCGGGACGACTGGTATCGCCATCCGCGCCGTCAATACCAACGTGCCGACCTTTGAAGAACTCAACCTGCCGGATACCATGAAAAAGCTATCCAACGAACGCCGGGGATTGATTGTCATAACCGGTACCACCGGATCCGGCAAATCTACGACTCTCGCGGCAATGATCGAACATATGAATGAAAATCGGGACGATAATATATTGACCATCGAGGACCCGATCGAATATATTTATCGCGATAAGAAGTGTATCATCAGTCAGCGCGAAGTCGGCGCCGATACCGAAAATTTCGCCGCGGCACTGCGGCACGCATTCCGGCAGGATCCCGACGTAATTCTCCTCGGAGAAATTCGCGATATCGATACCATGTCAATTGCCCTGACCGCCGCTGATACCGGCCATTTGGTCCTGACCACCCTGCATACCCTGAACGCCGTGGAGACTCTTTCGCGCATAATTTCCTTTTTCCCCCCGCATCAGCATCAGCAAATCCGCCTTCTGCTGGCAGGAACCCTCAAGGCGATTGTCTGCCAAAGGCTGCTGACACGATCCGATATGCCGGGACGGGTGCCGGCCCTCGAAATTTTGGTCGCCACCGCCGCCATAAGAGATTATATTATCAATCAGGAGAAGACATCGAGTATTCCCGATCTTATTGAGCAGGGAACTCAATACGGAATGGTCACTTTTGACCAGTCCATTATGCAGCTTTACAAAGCCGGGATGATTTCGTTCGAGGAAGCGATGAACCAGTGTACCAACCCCGACGATTTCGACCTGCGCGTGAAAGGCATTACCGGGGCCTCGGAACGGTGGCAATCGAACGAGCCTGCCGAGGAACCCGACGTGCACAAGTTCTAA
- a CDS encoding conserved hypothetical protein (Evidence 4 : Unknown function but conserved in other organisms), which yields MEVKPQQQQINIELGEKEAEGIYSNLAMIAHSATEIVIDFARLMPGAPKTRVQARIIMTPTHGKLLLKTLEENLKKYEAQFGEIKIYGGPDPLHGKVIGFGSSESTPEK from the coding sequence ATGGAAGTGAAACCGCAGCAACAACAGATTAATATCGAGTTGGGGGAGAAGGAGGCCGAGGGAATTTACTCCAACCTGGCGATGATTGCCCATTCGGCAACCGAGATAGTCATCGATTTTGCCCGTCTCATGCCGGGTGCTCCCAAAACCAGAGTACAGGCCCGTATCATCATGACGCCGACTCACGGTAAACTGCTTCTGAAAACACTCGAGGAAAATCTGAAAAAATATGAGGCGCAATTCGGCGAAATCAAAATATACGGCGGTCCGGACCCGCTTCACGGCAAAGTAATCGGTTTCGGTTCGAGCGAGTCGACTCCGGAGAAATAG